AAACATATTTCAGCAAAGCATTTGTAAAAATTGAAACTTGCAACGAGGTTTTAGTCATAAACCCATTGAAAGAAATCATTACTCAAACACACCAATTTTCCGAAATTCAAGTTTCATATTCGCAAATTGGTTGATTTCTAAAAAAATGTCAGATATAAAATTCCGTGGCAATCCACATCTTCTTCCACCAATTCCCATAAAACATATGAGCAGACATGCTCTGGCAGTAAAAGCCATCGTAAATCAATCGCCTAAGGTGAGCTTTTGATGCATTTATTATGGTTCAGGAAAAAAGCGAGGCCCTTTTGAGATGTTTTTTTCATTGGTTAAATCTTCCGCAATTATGAGGCTCGCCTGCCGTAAAGTCGGGTGCAAAAACATATAGCACATTGCCATTTGAATGGCTTAAAAGCCAAAGGCAATTAACGGATTCAGATTCCGAGGCAGCCTGCCAGCCACGCAAAGGTCAGAGTCAGACCCACGGACCAACACCTGGCAGCTGTCCATCGGACTGAAAAGTTCAGACacgaaattggaatcccagATGGAAAACGAAACCCATTCAGCTCGCTTCAGCGACAATTGCCCAAGAGTCGATCTCGAACTGGGGTGAGCTCCAAGTGGCCAAAAAGTGAGAAGTAAGCCCAACTTACCAACTCCGATGAGGCAGTGGAACACGCCCCTTCATTTCCAAGCTCTTTTGTGTAAAAGTTAATTGAGTCAGTCGACATTagatgtgtgtgagtgtgtggaaatgtggaaaatatttaattggcATCTATTTGGCGACCTCAAAACGGTGTCTAAAAAGCCCGGTATGTGAGAACAGCAAATAAAATAGCGAAGATAGCTAAGGCAATAAATCTCTCGGAGCTCGGGGACGTTGCATAATAGCACTCATAGCATCGGGCACGATTTCAAGATGTTTATTAGCTCGGCTAACATTGCGGAACTCTCCATTTCGTCTTGCCTTCGACAGTTTGCTCTCTGTCTGCTGGCCACCGCCTTGATGAGCTGCTGCCAGGCTGCTCCCCAAAAGGCGGAGGAGCCCATCGCCATCATCAGCCAGGAGTCCAACATTGAGCCAGATGGATCCTACAACTACGCGTAAGTGAACTGAATACTTAAGATAGATTAGCTCAATATTAATTGATTAACTTAGAGTCCTTAGTGAGATATACATTATAATCTCttgaatatatttcatacGTCATTATAATACGTGTAAATTAGCTATTTACACGTTAATTGAACTTCAAACTTTAATTATCGCATGTATTTAAAACCCATTATAGTTAAAAGCCGGGCCTGAAAAACCTTAGTTATTTAGCAATTAATATCTGTCTGTTTCTAAAAAGCATATTTTGTAGCATACTTTGGGGATAAAAGATCTAAATTTCAGTTTTTAAGAAACAGCCTAAAGTGACTTACAAAGTTTAAGACCAACGATAATCCCCCAACACCACTTTTCCCTCAATCCGTTGGCAAAACCAGCTATTGGTTTCCATTAGAATCAGAAAAAATATGCTAATAAAGCTAACGAAATATGGATTAGTGAGCCATATTTAAATAGAAGTCTGCGCAGAAATGCTAAAAGTTAAACAGTTGattgaattttaattcgaTTTGCTTGGCGCCAGACGAATGATGCATAAAAACGAGGTGATATTGAgctttttattatatagattTATAGCAAGATTTCAAGGAGAATTCGATTAGACCCTACTAATTTATATGCTTGCAGCTACGAGACGGCCAATGGAATCAAAGCTGAGGAGACCGGAACCCTGAAGAAGGCCACCTCGGCGGACTCCAGTGATGTGATCATCGCCCGGGGATCGGTGTCGTACACCTCGCCCGAGGGCAACCTGATCACCCTGAACTACTCCGCCGATGATGAGAACGGTTTCCAGCCGCAGGGCGATCATCTGCCCACTCCGCCACCAATCCCGCCAGCGATCCAGAAGGCCCTGGACTACCTGCTCAGCTTGCCTCCGGCAAAGCGTCGTTAGGAGTGGATTACCCGCCAGATGTTGACCTACGATTCTGACCAACCTCGATTCTGATGTGTAGATGCTGCGCTGTTGCTGCAAGTTGATTGCTGCCCAACACCCCACTCCCAATCCCTAGACAATCACACATAAGACACAAGCCAAGGGCTGCAACCTGCGCCTCCTCCTACTTCTTTGCCCACTCGGGAGGTCAAAGGTCGGCCAAATCCACTGACTgaagaacacacacacacactcaaacgGATGTGAGGGACAACACGACACGAGAACCACACGATGATACTGATAGCCCAGTCTGATTTCTTGCTTTCTTCCAACGAACTCTACTACTCTATGCGAATCTCTTCAGATCTTTTAGTCGCCGGAACTCTGCCATTTTCGGACTCATGTGATATCGTCGATTTATCAATGAAATCAACAaggaaaatgtaaaaaaaaaaatacacgcAAACAAGAAATTAACTAAATAATATACAGGAATATTATCAACAGCGAACTTTGTGTAAATAGTCTGTAAATTAGAACCATTTACACGTAGTCTTAGCCAAGATGTCGATGAGGATTCCTCGTTGATTCCTCGTTGCGTCGAGAATTATACAAACTCTTGTGAAGAACAATGATGATATTCTTTAGCCTTAGCTGCAAATAAAGAATTAAAGATTCTTTCGAAAAGTTAACAAATCAGTTGTTTAATTATGTGGACATGCCCGAATCGGTAAACCCAATGGCCTCTAATAATCCTTAATAGTCCAAGTATCAATGGACTGCACCTGGTTTCAGAACAGCTTTTGACATCTAAAGCAAACCACTCCCACTGACACTGATTATCTCGCGGATTGTATATTCATCCGATGTTTGGAGCTTCTGTCGTGGTCATAAATCTAGATTCACAATTCCCCCAAATAGCAGCGATGACAAACGCCGAAAGGAATTAATGCATTCTCACAACTGGTTTCATCCGTCCAGATGCACACACATATTGAGAATATGGCTTACATAGGACTTTAGATCGCTTGGCGGCTATTCATAGACTATGCCCAAAAATAACGTCTCGTTCTATTGTTCCACTCTGTTTTGCACTTCAAGGCGAGATTTAGATGTGATAGATTCATCTTATGCAAAGTGGCCAGACGCAGGCTGGCAAAAATGTGGTCAAGTTGGTTAGGAATCGCCGAGAACCAGAATAGGAGTGATGCCGATGACGAGTGCCCACTGAAGATGGCACCACATTactattatttatatttatttgtatttgtatttgtatttgaaaAACAATGTGGGGGCAGGCCGGAATAGTCTGCACCAAATTTCACACCCATTTTCGAAAGGCCAGCAACGAACGGAACGCGGGGCAAAACGAGttcaatattatttattgctcacattttaatttcatgttaaatattttagtacAGGAATTCTATCGCCAATTCCGTTGCCTATATAAGAGTCTTTGTTTACCGCTGGGATCACCAGTCGAACCGAGACACCAGTTTGGATTGCATTGCAGTGATATCGAAATAGAGCGGAATAGAGATCCCAACATGAAGTACCTAATGTTGATTGCCCTGTTTGTGGTCGCTGCTTCGGCGACGGACAACGATGATCCGATTTCCCAGGAATCCAATGTGGAGTACAATGGCAAATACCATTATCAGTGAGTTGATTGTGCAATTGAAGCTCTCATACGACTAATCCATACGTTATTAACCCAGTTATGAGCTGAAAGACGGCTCAAAGGCCACTCAGGATGGAGTTTTAAAGTCCGTAAATGCCGATCACAATGGGGAGTCGGTCAATGGAAAGTACTCCTTCGTTTCCGACGATGGAAAGACCTATGTTGTATCCTACACGGCGGACGAGAACGGATACCAAGCAGTTGGCGATCACCTGCCCACGCCGCCACCCACGCCGGTGTCCGTTCTGAAGGCTCTGGAGTACATCCGCCTGCATCCGTACAAGACGCCCGAAGAGAAGCCATAGTCAGCCAACTAGAACTAAGCCAGAATGTGATTGGAACCAAAAGAACtgagaaaaatattaaaagatAATATCTAAAAACAACAAGTCGAAATATTGCGTAGCCGGAAACAAAAGAGTTGAAATACATTTCGACGATGATGAGAGAGATATTCAGGGCTGAAGCTCGGCAGAGATTCCCCCCACTTTGCAGAGGCACTGCGTCATGTGTGCCAAAATGTGTGTTAAATTTGCCTTACTTAGCAGTTTTTGGCTCTGCTGGCCATCTCGCTAAACAATTACTAATTGAAAGCTAAATTGTTAAATAAGCAAGCAATCGATGCCCAAGCAGAGTGGCAAAAATCTCAAGGCCGTAACCGAAATCAGTTTAAGTGAGATTCAGATTGAGAGGCAGCGCCATTAGAACTTCGACCGGACAAAATCAATGGGTATTATGCAAGCCCTACAGAAACCGAAAGTGTGATTCGGAATTGTTTAACTCGTTTTAATTTACAATAACATGTTAATTCTAAAGCCAAACAAACGCAGAACGTTGGCTATTCGGGAAAAAGGTTGGAGAACATTTCTCTTACCCCGAAATTGATCAGATATGTATCGAAGAagaattgaaatttttgtCGCTCGgctcttttgtttttgggctTTTATTCAAACGAAGTTCATTGACCATTCCGTTCCCGCAAGTTTCTAGGCTCTATGACACAATTGTGGTTAATATTCGCAGCATATAGCCATCATTTGGGTATCTGTAAGTTCGCAGTGTTATCAATTCGATTTATGGCCAACAATACTCTACATTTTTTATGGCGTTCACCGTTAGCTTTTCGGCCGGCAAATATTTCCCTAATTGAAACGTGATCGGATTGCCAAATCCGGAATACGATATGACTTATGGAAAAATTTGACAAATTGTGTAAGAACTTGCAGGGCATACCAGCACTCCTTCAACTCAAATCCTTAACGGAATCCCCAGGAACTGGCTGTGGACTCAGCGGAACTAACCGAGGTGAGCCCCGACTCCCAGAAGAATATATATGTTATTCTGCTCAGACGAATCACGTAGCCTGTCCAGATCTGGCGATATGTGGCTGTGGCGCGGGGTGGAGGGCAGTAAACTGTCACCTGTTGACATCGTCGCTCCATCTTCATCTCTTTTGGCGGTGCGATCTGATGTTTACTCATCGCGGGGCaataaaaccgaaaccaaaatccaaaaaaaaaggcaagaaAAGAAGTCACAGCGCCCGCTCGTAATTTCTGCGAGTACTTCGAAGCTTATCTAGTGCGCCCATCGTAATGGCAATCGTAAGCAGCCGAAGCCACGGACCAGAGTATAAAAAGCCCGGCTCTCGATTGGGCAGTCAACAGTCGCTCGCTGGATACCGCCCACACTTAACACTCCGTGCCAGGATATATACGCCACCCCCTTCGATATGTACAAGTTAGTCTTCCTCGTCAGCTCCGCCCTGCTGCTCAGCTATGTCCTGGCCAGACCCCAGGATCTGCGGGCGGGAGCCCCGAGTGCCACGACCACCACCACAGCTGCCACCATTGTCAAGCAGGATAATGTAAACAACGCCGACGGCAGCTTCAACAGCAGGTGAGCTACAGAGATGATATATAGCATAATCATTTTGGAATCGGATCAGAATGTAACACCGATCTCTTCCACAACCATATAGCTACGAGACCTCGAACGGAATACGCGTGGAAAACATTGGCTATCTGAAGAAGATCATCGTTCCCAAGACCGAGACCTCCGATGGCCAGGTGATCGACGAACACGAGGAGCTCGTACTGGTCCAGACCGGATCCTACAGCTACAGCGATCCCGATGGCAATCTTATCACCCTGCGCTACGTGGCCGACGAGAACGGATTCCAGCCGGAGGGTGACCATCTGCCGGTGGCACCTCAATAGTTTAACATATGACCATAGTTGTCCATAGATGTCCCCTGTAATATTTCGCTTGAAAGTATTATGCACTGCCTGAATGCCATACGAAATTGAAATGTCTACATTCCGTAGTTAGTCTtaagcaaacacacacac
This genomic interval from Drosophila mauritiana strain mau12 chromosome 2R, ASM438214v1, whole genome shotgun sequence contains the following:
- the LOC117137129 gene encoding endocuticle structural glycoprotein SgAbd-3 codes for the protein MKYLMLIALFVVAASATDNDDPISQESNVEYNGKYHYHYELKDGSKATQDGVLKSVNADHNGESVNGKYSFVSDDGKTYVVSYTADENGYQAVGDHLPTPPPTPVSVLKALEYIRLHPYKTPEEKP
- the LOC117137955 gene encoding endocuticle structural glycoprotein ABD-4, which gives rise to MKNFALCLLATALMSCCQAAPQKAEEPIAIISQESNIEPDGSYNYAYETANGIKAEETGTLKKATSADSSDVIIARGSVSYTSPEGNLITLNYSADDENGFQPQGDHLPTPPPIPPAIQKALDYLLSLPPAKRR
- the LOC117136763 gene encoding endocuticle structural glycoprotein SgAbd-4 gives rise to the protein MYKLVFLVSSALLLSYVLARPQDLRAGAPSATTTTTAATIVKQDNVNNADGSFNSSYETSNGIRVENIGYLKKIIVPKTETSDGQVIDEHEELVLVQTGSYSYSDPDGNLITLRYVADENGFQPEGDHLPVAPQ